A stretch of DNA from Longimicrobiaceae bacterium:
CCGTGTACTCGTCGGCCAAGCCGTCGTTGTCGTTGTCGACCAGACGCACCACGCGACCACGCCCGGGATCTGCCGAAAGGGAAAGGTTCCCGTCCACGCACACGAAGACCGCTCCATCCGCGGCGGTGGTGACGCAGGTGGGATACATCGCCACCGGGGGTCCCGCGAAGAGCGTCTTGCTGAAGTTCTCGGGAACCTGGACCTGCTGGAGGAGGCGTTGCTCTCGCGCGGCGTTGTGTGGGACGGAGCCGCGCGGGGCGAGGGTCTGCGCCAGGGCCGGCGCCGCTGGCAGGGCAGCGGACAGCGCCGCCACGACGGCGGATCTGAGCGTACGCTTTAGGGACATCGGGGTCGTGACAAGGAGGGTGAGGGACCGACAACCCGGCGTGGTAGGCCGCGGCCGGGAGAACAACAATATGGATCGAAATGCCAAATATAGGTCCGCTGCCGGCTGGCGAAAGGATTGCCCGGCGGCCGATCACCCTGCCCCGCGCGCGCGGCGAGCCGCGTCCGTCCGGGTGTCCTGCCACAGTGTTTGTTAGCGATCGGGCTACTACAGGCCCGCTCGGGATCGACCGATTCTAGCTTCAGGTAGGTGCATCCCGCGGCACTTGAGCGGGAAGTGTTCATTGGCTTCGATCATCGCCCCGAATGGCCCGAGTGGGTCGGCTCGCCGAGCACAAGCTCGAGCTGCTAGTGGTTGGCATCCTCACCATGGCCGCCTCCGGGCTCGCGTTTGCAGGCGCGCGTCCGGACGTGCCGATGACTCCCCCGCTGCTGGAGCCCGCGGTGGCCGTGGGGATCCGCGTGGATACCGTGCTCGTCGGCGGCTATGCACGGGGCAGTTTCACCGAGGCGATGCATGTGCTCGCCTCCGGAGTCGGCCGGGACGAGCGTGAGCTGGTTGGCCAGCACCTGGACAAGATCTTCGCGGGTGTGCTCCAGGCGGACGGGCTGGGCTCGGCCGGGCGTCTGCGGGTCGCCTTCGAGCGAACGCTTCGGCCCGACGGGAGCGTCCGCGCGGTGCGTGTGCTCGCCGCCGAGGCCGCGGTGGGCGGGGAGCTGCACACCGCCTTCTACTTCGAGCACGAAGGCAGGCCCGGCTACTACGATCCCTTTGGCCGCTCGCTCGAGCCCCAGCCGTGGGCCGGCCCGCTGGAGCACCTGCGCGTTTCCTCTCCGTACGGTCTCAGAAGGATGCACCCGATTCTCGGCAGGGTGCTTCCCCACACCGGAGTCGACTACGTCGCGCCGCGCGGAACGCCCGTCCACGCCACCGCTGACGGCATCGTGGCGGTGGCCGGAGAACGCGGCGGTTACGGACA
This window harbors:
- a CDS encoding M23 family metallopeptidase; this translates as MARVGRLAEHKLELLVVGILTMAASGLAFAGARPDVPMTPPLLEPAVAVGIRVDTVLVGGYARGSFTEAMHVLASGVGRDERELVGQHLDKIFAGVLQADGLGSAGRLRVAFERTLRPDGSVRAVRVLAAEAAVGGELHTAFYFEHEGRPGYYDPFGRSLEPQPWAGPLEHLRVSSPYGLRRMHPILGRVLPHTGVDYVAPRGTPVHATADGIVAVAGERGGYGQMVEIRHPNGYSTRYAHLSRLPAGLRIGTPVSQGDVIGYVGMTGLATGPHLHYELRRGGRPIDPARLSLDAALSRSLAGGSSWAAERARLYRLLARTPTLLRVASTSR